In Erigeron canadensis isolate Cc75 chromosome 6, C_canadensis_v1, whole genome shotgun sequence, the following are encoded in one genomic region:
- the LOC122603519 gene encoding uncharacterized protein sll0005, whose amino-acid sequence METTSQLTCHTINSLSRSSDYTRFNSVGRLLPSTVMIKRRNRVTRAVATEPKPKATEPRSSRSTVNGSPINGTRMETVSQEIKRVRAQMEENEQLASLMKGLRGQNLSDSQFAADDVQLRLVETDESSELLPMVYDPASISAYWGKRPKAVATRIMQLTSVAGGFLSRLAWDVINKKVKENEVARAIELREIVTSLGPAYIKLGQALSIRPDILSPAAMTELQKLCDKVPSYPDDIAMAFIEEELGQPWYNIYSELTTSPIAAASLGQVYKGRLKENGDLVAVKVQRPFVLETVTVDLFIIRNLGLALRRFPQISLDVVGLVDEWAARFFEELDYVNEGENGTYFAEMMKKDLPQVVIPKTYTKYTSRKVLTTQWVDGEKLSQSTENDVGELVNVGVICYLKQLLDTGFFHADPHPGNMIRTPDGKLAILDFGLVTKLTDDQKYGMIEAIAHLIHRDYDAIVKDFVKLGFIPEGVNLGPILPVLAKVFDQALEGGGAKNINFQELAADLAQITFDYPFRIPPYFALIIRAIGVLEGIALVGDPEFAIVDEAYPYIAQRLLTDESPRLRSALRYTVYGKSGVFDAERFIDVMQAFESFITAAKSGGGEDMNGDMAGLGIIQSQTNFNLPMFQSGGSQESPVQTRAALAFLLSDKGNFFREFLLDEIVKAIDAVTREQLVQVMAVLGILNPTPVFSMVPTFGTIRPMGLIPYITEEDKVILNNVQKIVGFLTSQDSRPRSPDQGLDVTRVIQELIPIMPGLSAKVLPEVLSRLSSRVMARLIRDTFL is encoded by the exons ATGGAAACAACATCTCAGCTCACTTGTCATACAATCAATTCTCTTTCTCGCTCAAGTGATTACACACGATTCAATTCCGTTGGTCGTTTGCTTCCGAGCACTGTCATGATCAAACGCCGGAATCGAGTAACTCGTGCTGTCGCAACCGAGCCGAAACCCAAGGCGACTGAACCTCGGTCGTCTAGAAGTACTGTCAATGGATCTCCCATTAATGGCACG AGAATGGAGACAGTTTCGCAAGAGATAAAAAGAGTTAGGGCTCAAATGGAGGAGAATGAGCAGTTGGCATCACTTATGAAGGGCCTTAGGGGTCAAAATTTAAGTGACTCTCAGTTTGCTGCTGACGATGTTCAACTTCGCCTTGTAGAG ACTGATGAAAGTAGCGAATTGTTGCCAATGGTGTATGATCCTGCTAGCATTTCTGCATATTGGGGTAAAAGGCCAAAGGCTGTTGCCACTCGTATAATGCAGCTGACGTCTGTGGCAGGAGGGTTTTTATCACGCCTTGCTTGGGATGTGATAAACAAAAAGGTTAAAGAG AATGAAGTCGCTCGAGCAATTGAGTTGAGGGAAATCGTAACCTCTTTGGGTCCGGCATATATAAAACTCGGGCAAGCATTAAGCATTCGACCAGATATATTGTCACCTGCTGCAATGACTGAGCTGCAAAAGCTTTGTGATAAG GTTCCATCATATCCGGATGACATTGCCATGGCATTTATAGAAGAGGAACTTGGACAACCATGGTACAATATCTATTCGGAACTCACGACGTCCCCTATAGCTGCAG CTTCACTTGGGCAAGTTTACAAGGGTCGACTGAAGGAAAATGGGGATTTGGTTGCTGTTAAGGTACAGCGGCCTTTTGTGCTTGAAACGGTAACCGTTGATTTGTTCATCATAAGGAACTTGGGATTGGCTCTTCGACGCTTTCCTCAG ATCTCTCTGGATGTTGTTGGTTTGGTTGATGAATGGGCTGCTCGTTTCTTTGAGGAACTTGACTATGTTAACGAGGGTGAAAATGGAACATATTTTGcagagatgatgaagaaggaCCTACCACAG GTCGTCATACCCAAAACCTACACGAAATACACATCAAGGAAAGTTCTTACTACACAATGGGTTGATGGCGAAAAGCTTTCGCAAAGTACTGAAAATGATGTTGGGGAGCTGGTTAATGTCGGTGTTATATGCTACCTAAAGCAG TTACTGGATACAGGTTTCTTCCATGCTGATCCACATCCTGGAAATATGATTCGCACTCCAGATGGGAAGCTTGCTATTCTTGATTTTG GTTTGGTAACGAAGTTGACGGATGACCAAAAGTATGGGATGATTGAAGCTATTGCTCATCTTATTCATAGAGATTATGATGCAATTGTCAAAGATTTTGTGAAACTTGGTTTCATTCCAGAGGGTGTAAATCTGGGTCCGATATTACCTGTGTTAGCCAAAGTATTTGACCAGGCCCTTGAAGGTGGGGGCGCAAAAAATATCAACTTCCAGGAGTTGGCAGCTGATTTGGCTCAAATAACATTTGACTATCCATTTCGCATCCCTCCTTATTTTGCTCTTATCATTAGAGCAATAGGAGTTCTTGAGGGGATAGCTTTAGTAGGAGATCCAGAATTTGCCATTGTGGATGAAGCATATCCATATATTGCGCAG AGACTACTTACTGATGAATCTCCACGTTTAAGGAGTGCTTTGCGTTACACCGTATATGGAAAATCTGGAGTATTTGATGCTGAAAGATTTATAGATGTGATGCAAGCTTTTGAGAGTTTCATAACAGCAGCCAAAAGTGGTGGCGGGGAAGATATGAATGGTGATATGGCTGGACTTGGTATTATACAAAGTCAGACAAACTTTAACTTACCAATGTTCCAGTCGGGTGGATCTCAAGAATCGCCAGTTCAAACAAGAGCAGCTTTGGCGTTTCTGCTGTCTGACAAAGGGAATTTCTTTCGAGAATTTCTCTTGGACGAG ATTGTGAAAGCCATTGACGCTGTTACTAGAGAACAGTTGGTCCAAGTAATGGCAGTATTGGGAATCCTAAACCCAACACCAGTTTTTAGCATGGTTCCTACCTTTGGAACCATAAGGCCCATGGGTTTAATTCCTTACATAACTGAGGAAGACAAAGTTATATTAAACAATGTTCAAAAGATTGTTGGATTTTTAACTTCTCAAGATTCAAGACCTAGATCACCAGATCAG GGTTTAGATGTGACTCGTGTCATCCAAGAACTTATCCCCATAATGCCCGGTTTATCAGCTAAAGTGCTTCCTGAAGTGCTAAGTCGGTTATCTTCCCGAGTTATGGCTCGCTTGATCCGGGatacatttttgtaa